The DNA sequence TTTTGAAGTTACTTAGTTTTTGAACGTAGGTTTTACGCTGCCTCAAGTGATCAATAACGATGTAGCGTAAAGTCTGAAAAAGATAGGGTTTTACCTTGACGGAAAGCGGTAGTGTCGCTCGCTTTTCCCAGAGTTTAAGAAAACATAGCTGAAGTTGGTCTTGCGCTGAAGCGTGATCATTGAGCATAGCAAAAGCATACTGGTACAAATCACGATAGTAGTGTTTGAAAAAGTAACCCAATGCTTGTTGGTCTCCGCCGCATAGCAGCCGCCATTGCTGATCCTGTTCGCTCAAGTTTCAAGGTGGTTGAATCCAAATAGACTGAAAAGTAAGTTTTTTTACGGATTCCTTCACCTGAATAAACGAAAACAGCCATAGTAGGTTATACCATGGCTGCTAATAAAAATCCAACTTCAAAAGGGGATTTCGCGAATCTTTATGTTGAAACGCTCGTCTGAAAAGAGCGTAAACAATTAGGTCTTTAAAGCTATAGTAGCATTAGATCAATTTTACCGCTATAGCGGGAAGGGGGGAGCTAATGTTGCTGTGCGGTAGCAAAATTAGACAAAATGTGCATTATTTGCAAGGAAGCGGTAGTTTTTTATTCGTTTTCGGTAAAATAGTGATTGGCATACTGGTCGAGCTCATCATAAAAGTCGTTGCCGTACTTGCGAATGAGTGCATCTTTTGCAAAACGATAGACCGGAAGTTGAGCCGCTTTCCCCTTGGCGCAAGCAGCGGTACAGATATCCCAGCGGTCGTAGTTGAGTGCTTCGAAGTTGGTCGACAGATTTTTTGTGATCCGAATGGGGTAGAGGTGGCAGGAGATGGGTTTACGAAACGCAATGTCACCAGCCTGCCAGGCTTGTTCGATACCACATTGTGCTTTCCCTGAATGGTCGAGGGTCATGTAAGCACAGGGGGCGTTGTCGATGAGTGGCGTACGATATTCACCATCTTCTTCATCAACCAGGTAGAGCCCCTGCTGGGCAATTGCTGCTCGCCCGGCAGGACTGAGGTAAGGGCTTACCTTAGGGTAGATGTCTTCCAGTATGGCCAGTTCCTCTTCTTCGAGCGGAGCACCAGCATCACCCTCCCAGCAGCAAGCACCTTTACATGCTTCCAGATTACAGAGAAATTGCTCTTCTACTAGTTCGTCACTGACGATTTTATCTTGAATAATGATCATTGTCGGAATTATTGCTTATCAACTGCAAATATGCAGAACAATTAAACATTGTTCCCTACAATTGTCGTACTTTAGCCACCATTAGTATTCTACAGAAAAGTTTGATAAACTATGAAAATTAAGATGTTGCTTTTTTTCCTGTTGATAGGAGGAATTGTTAGTGCCCAAGAACGCTCTGCCACCGTAGAACAAGCAGTTCAAGAACAGACTACCCGTTACAACTTAAGTGCGGAGCAGGTTGCTCAGATGTATGTGATTGAAGAGCGCCGGGAACGCAATCTACAAGAGATAGAAGTCTTGCGTGAATCCAACTATCGCCTGTATCTGGAAAAGAAGCAGTCAATACGTACGCACAGTGAAGGCACGATTCGCCAGGTTTTACACAAAGACCAACGCTTTATCCTTGACCAGGAACAGGCGGCTTATCGTCAGGCAACAAGCAATCTTATTCAGCAAATGCGTCAGGAGGGGAAATCCAAAGAGGAGATAGAGTTGACGTTACTGGAAAGAGGCTAGAAGAGTAGCTCCTAAATACTTGTAACCGGTAGTACAAGATGCCGAACAATATCAAGAGTTGCTTTATTATTATTAGGAACTAAATAACGCTAAGAATTATAAATGGATCCTCTCAAACAGAGATTTTACGAGAAGGCCTCAGCCCTGGCCACCGAAATGAAAGCATTGCTCAAAGAGCACGGCAATACCAAAATTGATGAAGTGACCCTCAGCCAAGCTTTTGGCGGAGCACGTGGTATCAAGATGATGATTTGGGAAACTTCCCAGCTTGATGCCAACGAAGGTATTCGCTTCCGCGGATATTCCATTCCTCAACTGAAAGAACTATTACCTACGGGCCCAGACAATGAGCCCAAGCCGGAAGGTCTTTTTTGGTTGATGTTGGTAGGAGAAATCCCTACTGCTGAGCAGGTCGATTGGTTGACGGATCAATTGCGTGAGCGAGCACATGTGCCAGCGCACACGTTTACCATGTTGGACAGTCTGCCTGTAGATACCCATCCGATGACCCAGTTTATCCTGGCCATCACCGCCATGCAAACGGACAGCGTATTCGCTCGCCGTTATGGGGAAGGTATATCAAAAGCTGATTACTGGGATCCTGTTTATGAGGATACTTTGAATATGATCGCCCGACTACCACGAGTAGCAGCGTATATTTATCGTCGTTCTTTCCACGATAGCAAACACATCGAACCTGATCCACAGCTTGACTGGGCAGCTAATTATGCCCACATGCTTGGAATTCCTGACAAAGGATTTCAGAGTTTGATGCGTCTTTACCTCACGATTCACGCGGATCACGAAGGAGGTAACGCTTCGGCGCATACGGCTCACCTGGTAGGTTCTACCCTGAGTGATCCTTATTTGTCCTTTGCTGGAGGGATGACTTCTTTGGCGGGCCCACTTCACGGACTAGCCAACCAGGAGGTGATCAAGTGGATCTTCGAAATGCTCGAAGAACTGGGTACACGTACGCCAACCAAAGAGCAGATCGCTGATTACGTAAACAAAACCCTCGCTGAAGGTAAGGTGATTCCTGGTTATGGCCACGCCGTATTGCGTCAGCCCGATCCCCGCTTTATGGCGCAGAAGCGCTATGCGGAAGAAAACCTGGCCGATAGTGATATCGTACAGGTCGTTTGGAAAGTGTTTGATGTGGTGCCTGGTATTCTAGGTGAGCTGGGCAAAGTGAAAAATCCTTGGCCTAATGTGGATGCTCACTCCGGTGCTATCCTGGTACATTACGGACTGACAGAGTACAGCTACTATACGGTACTTTTCGGTGTCTCTCGTGCACTGGGTGTATTGGCAGCTGGTTGTTGGTCACGTGCATTAGGAATGCCACTAGAACGCCCAAAATCACTCACGACAGATTGGGTGAAGGCATTTTTGAAAAAACAAAACGCATAATTTTTACCAATGAATATTCCTAAGGAACTCCGTTATACCGAAGACCACGAATGGATTCGGGTAGAAGGTGATATTGCCTACGTAGGCATTACCGATTTTGCACAAAAAGAATTGGACGAATTGGTCTATGTAGAAGTTGAGACAGTAGGAGAGACACTAAGTGCTGGCGATGAATTTGGAACGGTAGAGGCGGTGAAAACAACCTCTGAGTTATTCATGCCCATCAGTGGTGAAATTCTCGAGTTCAACAAGCAGCTTGATGATTCAGAAGGGGATGACCCTACCTTGATCAATCGTGACCCTTACGGGGAAGGTTGGATAGTGAAGATTAAGATCAGTGATAAAACTGAGTTGGATGGACTGCTTTCCGCAGAAGATTATGCAGCGTCTTTGCCTTAGTAATTTGACGGAAATAAATCCAGCAACATTCTCTAGTGATTTTTGAAATTTTTCACACAACTTTCTTTCAGTCAGTTGTTTAGAAAATTTTAAAAAATCGAAAGTTGCTTGACTTATTTTTTTCCCGTCCCTTAGTTTATTACAGTGAAAAAAAAATTATTGATCTACCCACCAAAAATCTTTGGGTATGCATCTTGCACGGCGTAGTTCTTTAATATCTTTTTTTCTTACGCTTATTTGGGCAACGGTCATTTTCTATTTGTCAACCATGCCAGGGCCACAATTACCCCGGATTGATTGGCTAATGACACCAGATAAGTTTGGACATGCAGGTGTCTACGGAATATTGGCTACGGGATTATTTTTTTCCCTAAAGCCTTATTTCCCAAATACCAATCGTGTCTATTATTGGCCATTTATCTTGGCTAGTAGCTACGGAGTAGCAATGGAATGCATTCAATATGGCTTTTTTCCTGATCGCTATTTTGAATTGTGGGACATTGTTGCTAATATTATCGGCGCTTTTGGCGCATTATTGTTATTGAAATTATTTTATCATTCATAAACCCTTTTTCGCATGACTATGCTATTATTTGCAAAGGGTGGTTTGGGATTACCTATTTTTCTGCTTGATATTCAGGCAGGATTCGATGGTGGCTTTTGGGCAAACAGCTCGGCTCTATTGCTGATGCTGGTTGTACTGATCTTAGCCCTTGTCGGTTTGGGAATCTGGATGCGCTCCTATTTCCGTCAGCAGACGGAAAAAGGATTGGCGGGAAATCTGGCAGAGTCAGGCAGCCCTTTCGCAAACCGTACCAAATACGAGAAGGTAGACGCTTTCAAAATGAGCGGAACGTTTTTCAACCTCGGATTAGTGGTAGCTATTGGCCTTTCGGTCATGGCTTTCGGCTGGTCTAACCTGGAAGAAAAAATCGACATTCCGGAAGGTGCCCTCGAAATGGAGGACGACATCATTATGGAAGAGCCTCCCCGTACGGCAGAACCCCCTCCACCGCCCCCTCCACCGCCACCGGTGATTGAAGAAGTACCTGATGATACCATCCTGGAGGATGATACGCAGGCAGATGCAAGTACAAGTGTCGATGACGTTGTACCTGTAAAGATTGACAAGGGGCCTCCACCTCCACCTCCACCGCCACCACCCCCACCACCGCCACCAGCAGTGGAGGAAATCTTCAAAGTGGTAGAGCAGATGCCACGTTTCCCTGGTTGTGAAGACAAGGGCTCTGAAGAAGAGAAAAAAGCGTGTGCTCAAACGGAGTTGCTGAAATTCATCTACAAAAATATCAAGTACCCAGCGATTGCGCGGGAAAATGGTGTAGAGGGAACTGCTGTAGTTACCTTCGTTGTAGAGAAAGACGGTACCGTAACGGATGCTCGCGTAGTACGTGACATCGGTGCTCAGTGTGGTGACGAAGCGCTACGTGTAGTACAGCTGATGAACCAACAAGGTCTTAAATGGACACCGGGTAAGCAGCGCGGTCGCGCAGTGCGGGTGCAGTTCAACCTGCCGGTGAAGTTTAAGCTTGAGTAAAAAACAGGAAGTAAGAATTACTTATTTCTACTTCCAAGTGATAAAAATGGCTAAGTTGCTTCCGGCAGCTTAGCCATTTGTCTTTTTACTGCCCAAGCAACTTTTATGACGGGGTACCGTTTTTATTAATGCACAGTGATCTCTACCTTGCAGAACGTATAGTAAGAGAAGAATATAAGATTATAGACAATGATACGATACCTGATAGTGCTGATCGTCAGCTTAATGAGCTTGACCATTGGAAGTGCTCAAAATGCACGCCTCGCGCAGCAGTATTTCCAAAATGGAGAGTACGAAAAAGCAGCAGAACTCTATGCCGATCTGTACCAGAGCAATGGCAATAACGATTTTTTCTTCGATCGGTATTTCGATTGTTTACTGGCCTTAGATAATTATTCCGAGGCAGAGACGGTCATCAAACGTCAAATTCGGCGCAATGATGGCAATGTCCAGCTTTATGTCTCTTACGGAACGCTCCTGGAACGATTGGGGCGTTATGAAGAGGGAGATGAACAATATGCAGTAGCTATCGCGAATTTACCCGCCGACCAGTACTCGGTCACTCGTTTGGCCAATGCTTTTATTCGGCAAACGAAGTACAACCTTGCGATTCAAACTTACGAGAAAGGCGCTGAGCTACTACGAGACCAACGTATCTTCTCCTATAACCTTGGTGACCTTTACCGGAGAATGGGCGAGAGCCAGCCGATGATTGGCGCTTACCTCAACGCCATGGATGACAATCCTGACCGAATCAGCCAGCTCAAGATTATCTTTCAACGTTACCTGTCAGAAGCAGATTACCAGGAATTGCAAACCCAGCTTTACGAAAAAATTCAGGGTGGTAACGACAATCCGGTCTTACCGGAGCTTCTTGCCTGGGTGTTTGTACAGCGTAAAGATTATCGCAATGCCTTACGACAGGTAAAAGCGCTTGATCGTCGTTTGAATGAGAATGGCCTACGGATCTACGAATTGGGAGAGGTGGCCATGGAAGATAAAGATTATGATGCGGCCATTCAGGCTTTTGATTATCTGGTAGAAGAGAAAGGACAAGCTTCTACTTTGTACCTCGACGCCAAACGTCAGGCCTTACGTGCCCGTCGGGCCAAGCTGGTAGAAGGGTATGCCTACACACAGGAAGAGCTTGCCCAGTTGGAGCAAGAATACTTGTTTTTCTTAGATGAATTTGGTCGCAACCGAGCAACCGCTGCAATTATTCTGGAACTGTCGGAATTGCAAGCCATCTATATGAATAAGCTGGATAGTAGTATTGCATTGCTGGAAGAAATGACCAATTTCCCCGCAACAGATCCTAATGTGCAGGCGCGCGGTAAGTTGGCGCTGGCAGATTATTACTTGATGAAAGGAGATATTTGGGAGTCTACCTTGCTGTACTCACAGGTGGATAAAGCGTTCAAGGAAGATATATTGGGCCACGAAGCCCGGTTCCGTAACGCTCGCCTGGCCTATTACAATGGTGATTTTCAGTGGGCCCAAGCACAGTTTGATGTACTGAAAGCATCCACGTCGAAGCTTATCGCCAACGATGCGCTGGACTTATCGGTTTTCATTATGGATAACCTTGGGTTGGATACAACCACTCAAGCTTTGCAAATGTATGCCGATGCTGATTTGTTGGTCTTCCGTAACCAGTTTGATGCAGCTTTCGCTAAAATGGATAGCCTTTTAATCGCTTTTCCTGATCATTCTTTACAGGATGACATCATGTACCTGAAGGCAAGTGTATTCCGTAAAAAGCGGGAATATCAGGCTGCTGCCGAACTCTATGAGCAGATTGTTGAAAAATTCCCGGAAGATATCCGCGCCGATAATTCCCTTTTTGCCTTGGCAGAGTTGTACGAAAAATTCCTGGGAGATAAGGAAAAGGCAATGACGCTGTATGAAAATCTATTCATTGACTACTCCGACAGTACTTTTGCGGTAGAAGCACGGAAGCGATTCCGGGCTTTGCGTGGAGATAATTTAAATTAACAGTCTGCCTTGGAGGACTACAAACACAAAAAGC is a window from the Lewinella sp. LCG006 genome containing:
- a CDS encoding RNA polymerase sigma factor; translation: MSEQDQQWRLLCGGDQQALGYFFKHYYRDLYQYAFAMLNDHASAQDQLQLCFLKLWEKRATLPLSVKVKPYLFQTLRYIVIDHLRQRKTYVQKLSNFKTIASFAPEERAEETKTQLEQQLQVAMQQLSPVQKEILYLRFYNKVSYTEIAEIMGMKHQSVRNSAHRALKKLRGQLLPAKQ
- a CDS encoding energy transducer TonB, which encodes MTMLLFAKGGLGLPIFLLDIQAGFDGGFWANSSALLLMLVVLILALVGLGIWMRSYFRQQTEKGLAGNLAESGSPFANRTKYEKVDAFKMSGTFFNLGLVVAIGLSVMAFGWSNLEEKIDIPEGALEMEDDIIMEEPPRTAEPPPPPPPPPPVIEEVPDDTILEDDTQADASTSVDDVVPVKIDKGPPPPPPPPPPPPPPPAVEEIFKVVEQMPRFPGCEDKGSEEEKKACAQTELLKFIYKNIKYPAIARENGVEGTAVVTFVVEKDGTVTDARVVRDIGAQCGDEALRVVQLMNQQGLKWTPGKQRGRAVRVQFNLPVKFKLE
- a CDS encoding VanZ family protein → MHLARRSSLISFFLTLIWATVIFYLSTMPGPQLPRIDWLMTPDKFGHAGVYGILATGLFFSLKPYFPNTNRVYYWPFILASSYGVAMECIQYGFFPDRYFELWDIVANIIGAFGALLLLKLFYHS
- the gcvH gene encoding glycine cleavage system protein GcvH, which codes for MNIPKELRYTEDHEWIRVEGDIAYVGITDFAQKELDELVYVEVETVGETLSAGDEFGTVEAVKTTSELFMPISGEILEFNKQLDDSEGDDPTLINRDPYGEGWIVKIKISDKTELDGLLSAEDYAASLP
- a CDS encoding DUF3109 family protein; protein product: MIIIQDKIVSDELVEEQFLCNLEACKGACCWEGDAGAPLEEEELAILEDIYPKVSPYLSPAGRAAIAQQGLYLVDEEDGEYRTPLIDNAPCAYMTLDHSGKAQCGIEQAWQAGDIAFRKPISCHLYPIRITKNLSTNFEALNYDRWDICTAACAKGKAAQLPVYRFAKDALIRKYGNDFYDELDQYANHYFTENE
- a CDS encoding citrate (Si)-synthase — translated: MDPLKQRFYEKASALATEMKALLKEHGNTKIDEVTLSQAFGGARGIKMMIWETSQLDANEGIRFRGYSIPQLKELLPTGPDNEPKPEGLFWLMLVGEIPTAEQVDWLTDQLRERAHVPAHTFTMLDSLPVDTHPMTQFILAITAMQTDSVFARRYGEGISKADYWDPVYEDTLNMIARLPRVAAYIYRRSFHDSKHIEPDPQLDWAANYAHMLGIPDKGFQSLMRLYLTIHADHEGGNASAHTAHLVGSTLSDPYLSFAGGMTSLAGPLHGLANQEVIKWIFEMLEELGTRTPTKEQIADYVNKTLAEGKVIPGYGHAVLRQPDPRFMAQKRYAEENLADSDIVQVVWKVFDVVPGILGELGKVKNPWPNVDAHSGAILVHYGLTEYSYYTVLFGVSRALGVLAAGCWSRALGMPLERPKSLTTDWVKAFLKKQNA
- a CDS encoding tetratricopeptide repeat protein, whose amino-acid sequence is MIRYLIVLIVSLMSLTIGSAQNARLAQQYFQNGEYEKAAELYADLYQSNGNNDFFFDRYFDCLLALDNYSEAETVIKRQIRRNDGNVQLYVSYGTLLERLGRYEEGDEQYAVAIANLPADQYSVTRLANAFIRQTKYNLAIQTYEKGAELLRDQRIFSYNLGDLYRRMGESQPMIGAYLNAMDDNPDRISQLKIIFQRYLSEADYQELQTQLYEKIQGGNDNPVLPELLAWVFVQRKDYRNALRQVKALDRRLNENGLRIYELGEVAMEDKDYDAAIQAFDYLVEEKGQASTLYLDAKRQALRARRAKLVEGYAYTQEELAQLEQEYLFFLDEFGRNRATAAIILELSELQAIYMNKLDSSIALLEEMTNFPATDPNVQARGKLALADYYLMKGDIWESTLLYSQVDKAFKEDILGHEARFRNARLAYYNGDFQWAQAQFDVLKASTSKLIANDALDLSVFIMDNLGLDTTTQALQMYADADLLVFRNQFDAAFAKMDSLLIAFPDHSLQDDIMYLKASVFRKKREYQAAAELYEQIVEKFPEDIRADNSLFALAELYEKFLGDKEKAMTLYENLFIDYSDSTFAVEARKRFRALRGDNLN